A region from the Lysobacter sp. BMK333-48F3 genome encodes:
- a CDS encoding metalloregulator ArsR/SmtB family transcription factor: MSRAEDARQLDRLFHALADDSRRRMIDRLSEGPASVSELAKPLAMALPSVVKHLAVLESGGIVLSQKSGRVRTYRLAPDALARAEAWVGERKTRWNARFDALERYLLDTADEDTP, translated from the coding sequence CGCCGAGGACGCACGGCAACTCGACCGGCTGTTCCATGCCCTGGCCGACGACAGCCGCCGGCGCATGATCGACCGGCTCAGCGAAGGTCCGGCCTCGGTGTCGGAACTGGCCAAGCCGTTGGCGATGGCCCTGCCCTCGGTGGTCAAGCACCTGGCGGTGCTGGAATCCGGCGGCATCGTGCTGTCGCAGAAGAGCGGCCGCGTGCGCACCTACCGCCTCGCCCCCGATGCGCTGGCCCGCGCCGAGGCCTGGGTCGGCGAACGCAAGACCCGCTGGAACGCGCGCTTCGACGCCCTGGAACGCTACCTGCTCGACACCGCCGACGAGGACACGCCGTGA